From the Lathyrus oleraceus cultivar Zhongwan6 chromosome 4, CAAS_Psat_ZW6_1.0, whole genome shotgun sequence genome, one window contains:
- the LOC127135641 gene encoding uncharacterized protein LOC127135641 — MIPFHSNNSTQFEDEDTFKIGDFHKAFDGSVASMMETEDSDINKPRIENLNTTALKDDNTKKVVNRNGVDKGLKNDNIVVGPPRRRSVRQKKAVGSSSNNNNNEFYYYSGFGPFWGKK; from the exons ATGATCCCCTTTCACTCCAATAACTCAACCCAG TTCGAAGATGAAGATACCTTCAAAATTGGggatttccataaagcttttgatggaAG TGTTGCTTCGATGATGGAAACTGAAGATTCTGATATTAATAAACCTCGGATAGAAAACTTAAATACGACTGCGCTTAAGGATGATAATACTAAGAAGGTGGTTAATAGAAATGGTGTCGACAAAGGTTTGAAGAATGACAACATTGTTGTGGGGCCGCCGCGACGTAGAAGTGTCAGACAGAAGAAGGCGGTTGGTTCGAGTTCGAATAATAATAACAACGAGTTCTATTATTATTCTGGATTCGGTCCATTTTGGGGAAAGAAATGA